The Trichosurus vulpecula isolate mTriVul1 chromosome 3, mTriVul1.pri, whole genome shotgun sequence genome includes a window with the following:
- the LOC118842041 gene encoding protocadherin alpha-8-like, with protein MFSWGGVLGAQQLLFLFLLHTSWETGSGQVHYSLPEEAKHGTFVGRIAQDLGLEVGELVSRLFRVVSKGSRDYLEVNVQNGILFVNSRIDREELCGRNLVCSIHLEVIVEKPLQVFHVEVEIRDINDNPPLFPAKEQKLFLYESRLPDTRFPLEGASDPDIGSNALLTYRLSTNDYFILEVKSKNDQNKLVELALKKPLDREEVPEYHLILTATDGGKPELTGTVQLFITVLDVNDNAPTFERSEYEVKIVENAAHETLVIRLNASDADEGINREILYSFSSLTPPVIKDNFNINADTGEISVQGHLDFEDVNSYEIRVDATDKGTPPMTGHCTVLVEVLDANDNIPNVSVTSLLLPVREDAPPGTVIASIRVSDRDSGANGQVTCSLSPPGPFTLVSTFRNYYSLVLEGSVDRERVPAYELVVTARDGGKPALWATASVSVAIGDVNDNAPAFEQPVYTVFVKENNPPGSHIFTVSASDPDAQENALVSYSLVERRVGERPLSSYVSVHSESGKVYALQPLDHEELELLQFQVSARDAGFPPLGSNVSLQVFVLDENDNSPVVLPPHSGSGAGGVPGTQLVSQSVTAGHVVAKIRAVDADSGYNAWLSYELQPESGVGRSPFRVGLYTGEVSLTRALEESDGPRQTLLVLVKDHGEPALSTTATVYVSMAENGQTSKPFSGASGIAAKAGVGKETALVDVNVYLIIAICSVSSLLVLSLLLYVALRCSAPPQASYGSGKPTLVCSSEMGSWSYSQQRRQVCSGEGAAKKDLMAFSPNLPPYPVSGERGQKQEADLDSSGKVGDH; from the coding sequence ATGTTTTCCTGGGGAGGCGTCTTGGGAGCTCAGCAGTTGTTGTTCTTATTTCTGCTCCACACGTCCTGGGAAACGGGGAGTGGCCAGGTCCATTACTCGCTGCCGGAAGAAGCAAAACACGGTACGTTTGTGGGACGAATAGCGCAGGACCTGGGTCTGGAGGTCGGGGAGCTGGTGTCGAGGCTGTTCCGGGTGGTGTCCAAGGGCAGCAGGGACTACCTGGAGGTAAATGTGCAGAATGGCATTTTGTTTGTGAATTCTCGGATCGACCGGGAGGAGCTGTGCGGACGAAACCTGGTTTGTAGCATCCACCTTGAGGTGATCGTGGAGAAGCCGCTGCAAGTTTTCCATGTGGAGGTGGAGATCAGGGACATTAATGACAACCCACCCTTGTTCCCAGCGAAGGAACAAAAACTCTTTCTTTACGAATCCAGATTACCGGACACTAGGTTTCCTCTAGAGGGAGCCTCTGACCCAGATATTGGATCTAATGCCTTACTTACTTATAGGCTCAGCACCAACGATTACTTTATTCTAGAAGTAAAATCAAAGAATGACCAAAATAAATTGGTTGAGCTAGCGTTGAAAAAACCACTAGACAGAGAAGAAGTTCCTGAATATCACTTAATACTGACAGCCACAGATGGGGGCAAACCTGAACTCACAGGCACAGTGCAACTATTCATCACAGTCCTGGATGTGAACGATAACGCCCCCACTTTTGAACGATCTGAATACGAAGTGAAGATAGTAGAAAATGCAGCCCACGAAACTTTAGTGATCAGACTGAATGCCTCCGATGCAGACGAGGGCATCAATCGGGAGATTTTATACTCTTTTAGTAGTCTCACTCCACCTGTGATTAAAGATAACTTTAATATAAATGCAGATACAGGAGAAATTTCAGTTCAAGGCCATCTGGATTTTGAGGATGTTAATTCCTATGAAATTCGAGTTGATGCGACAGACAAAGGGACTCCCCCAATGACTGGTCATTGCACCGTCTTAGTGGAAGTCCTGGACGCCAATGATAATATCCCCAATGTCTCAGTGACGTCGTTGTTGCTTCCAGTCAGAGAGGATGCGCCTCCAGGGACAGTCATTGCCTCAATCCGGGTGTCTGACCGAGACTCTGGCGCCAACGGGCAGGTGACTTGCTCTCTGTCACCCCCTGGGCCCTTCACGCTGGTGTCCACCTTCCGAAATTACTACTCACTGGTACTGGAAGGTTCTGTGGACCGCGAGAGAGTGCCGGCTTATGAGCTTGTGGTGACTGCGAGGGACGGCGGGAAGCCAGCTCTTTGGGCCACTGCCAGCGTGTCTGTGGCCATCGGAGACGTGAACGATAACGCGCCAGCCTTCGAGCAGCCTGTGTACACTGTGTTTGTGAAGGAGAACAACCCACCGGGCAGTCACATCTTCACAGTGTCGGCGTCTGACCCGGACGCGCAAGAGAACGCGCTGGTGTCTTACTCACTGGTGGAGAGGCGGGTTGGGGAGCGTCCGCTGTCCAGCTACGTGTCTGTGCACTCGGAGAGCGGCAAAGTGTACGCCTTGCAGCCCCTGGACCACGAGGAGCTGGAGCTGCTGCAGTTTCAGGTGAGCGCCCGCGACGCAGGCTTCCCTCCCCTGGGCAGCAACGTGAGCCTGCAAGTGTTTGTTCTCGATGAAAACGACAACTCTCCGGTGGTTCTGCCCCCTCACTCAGGGTCGGGAGCGGGTGGGGTCCCAGGAACCCAGCTGGTATCCCAGTCGGTGACAGCAGGCCACGTGGTGGCCAAGATCCGAGCAGTTGACGCGGATTCTGGTTACAATGCCTGGCTGTCTTATGAGTTACAGCCGGAGTCGGGCGTTGGTCGCAGCCCCTTTCGCGTGGGGCTGTACACTGGTGAGGTCAGCCTAACACGAGCTCTGGAGGAATCTGACGGGCCGAGGCAGACGCTGCTGGTGCTGGTGAAAGATCACGGAGAGCCAGCCCTGTCTACCACAGCCACTGTGTATGTCTCAATGGCGGAGAATGGACAGACTTCAAAGCCTTTTTCAGGGGCTTCCGGGATCGCGGCAAAGGCTGGCGTGGGAAAAGAGACAGCGCTGGTGGATGTGAATGTTTATTTGATCATCGCCATCTGCTCAGTGTCCAGCCTGTTGGTGCTGAGTCTACTGTTGTATGTGGCACTTCGGTGCTCCGCTCCTCCACAGGCCTCGTATGGGTCTGGCAAGCCGACATTGGTGTGCTCAAGTGAAATGGGGAGTTGGTCTTATTCTCAGCAGCGGCGGCAGGTGTGCTCTGGAGAAGGGGCGGCCAAGAAAGACCTCATGGCCTTCAGCCCTAACCTCCCTCCGTATCCTGTTTCTGGGGAAAGAGGCCAGAAGCAGGAGGCAGACTTGGATAGCTCAGGGAAGGTGGGTGACCATTGA
- the LOC118842040 gene encoding protocadherin alpha-8-like, with amino-acid sequence MVFSWGGVLGAQQLLFLFLLYTSWEMGSGQVHYSLPEEAKHGTFVGRIAQDLGLEVGELVSRLFRVVSKGSRDYLEVNVQNGILFVNSRIDREELCGRNLICSIHLEVIVEKPLQVFHVEVEIKDINDNPPLFPAKEQKLFIPESRLLDSRFPVEGASDPDIGSNALLTYRLSTNDYFILEVKSKNDQSKLVELVLKKPLDREEIPEHHLTVMATDGGKPEFTGTVQLLITVLDVNDNAPTFERSEYEVKIVENAAHETLVIRLNASDADEGINREILYSFNSLSPPVIKDNFHINPDTGEISVQGHLDFEDVNSYEIRVDATDKGTPLLIGHCTVLVEVLDANDNIPNVAVTSLLLPVREDAPPGTVIASIRVSDRDSGANGQVTCSLSPPGPFTLVSTFRNYYSLVLEGSVDRERVPAYELVVTARDGGKPALWATASVSVAIGDVNDNAPAFEQPVYTVFVKENNPPGSHIFTVSASDPDAQENALVSYSLVERRVGERPLSSYVSVHSESGKVYALQPLDHEELELLQFQVSARDAGFPPLGSNVSLQVFVLDENDNSPVVLPPHSGSGAGGVPGTQLVSQSVTAGHVVAKIRAVDADSGYNAWLSYELQPESGVGRSPFRVGLYTGEVSLTRALEESDGPRQTLLVLVKDHGEPALSTTATVYVSMAENGQTSKPFSGASGIAAKAGVGKETALVDVNVYLIIAICSVSSLLVLSLLLYVALRCSAPPQASYGSGKPTLVCSSEMGSWSYSQQRRQVCSGEGAAKKDLMAFSPNLPPCPVSGERGQKQEADLDSSGKVGDH; translated from the coding sequence ATGGTGTTTTCCTGGGGAGGCGTCTTGGGAGCTCAGCAGTTGCTGTTCTTATTCCTGCTCTACACGTCCTGGGAGATGGGGAGTGGCCAGGTCCATTACTCGCTGCCGGAAGAAGCAAAACACGGTACGTTTGTGGGACGAATCGCGCAGGACCTGGGTCTGGAGGTCGGGGAGCTGGTGTCGAGGCTGTTCCGGGTGGTGTCCAAGGGCAGCAGGGACTACCTGGAGGTAAATGTGCAGAATGGCATTTTGTTTGTGAATTCTCGGATCGACCGGGAGGAGCTGTGCGGACGAAACCTGATTTGTAGCATCCACCTTGAGGTGATCGTGGAGAAGCCGCTGCAGGTTTTCCATGTGGAGGTGGAGATCAAGGACATTAATGACAACCCACCCTTGTTCCCAGCGAAGGAACAAAAACTCTTTATTCCCGAATCCAGGTTGCTGGACTCAAGGTTTCCTGTAGAGGGAGCTTCTGACCCAGATATTGGATCAAATGCCTTACTTACTTATAGGCTCAGCACCAACGATTACTTTATTCTAGAAGTAAAATCAAAGAATGACCAAAGTAAATTGGTTGAACTAGTGCTTAAAAAACCGCTGGACAGAGAGGAAATTCCTGAACACCACTTGACGGTGATGGCCACCGATGGGGGCAAACCTGAATTCACCGGCACAGTGCAGCTGCTCATCACAGTCCTGGATGTGAACGATAACGCCCCCACTTTTGAACGATCTGAATACGAAGTGAAGATAGTAGAAAATGCAGCCCACGAAACTTTAGTGATCAGACTGAATGCCTCCGATGCAGACGAGGGCATCAATCGGGAGATTTTATACTCTTTTAATAGTCTATCACCACCTGTGATTAAAGATAACTTTCATATAAATCCAGATACAGGAGAAATTTCAGTCCAAGGTCATCTAGATTTTGAAGATGTTAATTCCTATGAAATTCGAGTTGATGCGACAGACAAAGGGACTCCCTTATtgattggtcattgcacagtCTTGGTGGAAGTCCTGGACGCCAATGATAATATCCCCAATGTCGCAGTGACGTCGTTGTTGCTTCCAGTCAGAGAGGATGCGCCTCCAGGGACAGTCATTGCCTCAATCCGGGTGTCTGACCGAGACTCTGGCGCCAACGGGCAGGTGACTTGCTCTCTGTCACCCCCTGGGCCCTTCACGCTGGTGTCCACCTTCCGAAATTACTACTCACTGGTACTGGAAGGTTCTGTGGACCGCGAGAGAGTGCCGGCTTATGAGCTTGTGGTGACTGCGAGGGACGGCGGGAAGCCAGCTCTTTGGGCCACTGCCAGCGTGTCTGTGGCCATCGGAGACGTGAACGATAACGCGCCAGCCTTCGAGCAGCCTGTGTACACTGTGTTTGTGAAGGAGAACAACCCACCGGGCAGTCACATCTTCACAGTGTCGGCGTCTGACCCGGACGCGCAAGAGAACGCGCTGGTGTCTTACTCACTGGTGGAGAGGCGGGTTGGGGAGCGTCCGCTGTCCAGCTACGTGTCTGTGCACTCGGAGAGCGGCAAAGTGTACGCCTTGCAGCCCCTGGACCACGAGGAGCTGGAGCTGCTGCAGTTCCAGGTGAGCGCCCGCGACGCAGGCTTCCCTCCCCTGGGCAGCAACGTGAGCCTGCAAGTGTTTGTTCTCGATGAAAACGACAACTCTCCGGTGGTTCTGCCCCCTCACTCAGGGTCGGGAGCGGGTGGGGTCCCAGGAACCCAGCTGGTATCCCAGTCGGTGACAGCAGGCCACGTGGTGGCCAAGATCCGAGCAGTTGACGCGGATTCTGGTTACAATGCCTGGCTGTCTTATGAGTTGCAGCCGGAGTCGGGCGTTGGTCGCAGCCCCTTTCGCGTGGGGCTGTACACTGGTGAGGTCAGCCTAACACGAGCTCTGGAGGAATCTGACGGGCCGAGGCAGACGCTGCTGGTGCTGGTGAAAGATCACGGAGAGCCAGCCCTGTCTACCACAGCCACTGTGTATGTCTCAATGGCGGAGAATGGACAGACTTCAAAGCCTTTTTCAGGGGCTTCCGGGATCGCGGCAAAGGCTGGCGTGGGAAAAGAGACAGCGCTGGTGGATGTGAATGTTTATTTGATCATCGCCATCTGCTCAGTGTCCAGCCTGTTGGTGCTGAGTCTACTGTTGTATGTGGCACTTCGGTGCTCCGCTCCTCCACAGGCCTCGTATGGGTCTGGCAAGCCGACATTGGTGTGCTCAAGTGAAATGGGGAGTTGGTCTTATTCTCAGCAGCGGCGGCAGGTGTGCTCTGGAGAAGGGGCGGCCAAGAAAGACCTCATGGCCTTCAGCCCTAACCTCCCTCCGTGTCCTGTTTCTGGGGAAAGAGGCCAAAAGCAGGAGGCAGACTTGGATAGCTCAGGGAAGGTGGGTGACCATTGA